From the Streptomyces sp. NBC_00390 genome, the window TGGTCCTTGAGCGGGCTGCCGGTTGGCGAAAAGACTTCTCGTGCCGAGGCGGACGGCGCCCGACGAGGCACCGCCGCACACCACCCCCGTTCGCAACGTGAGGAGACGCGCCGTATGCCCGACGCCGGCTCTCCAGGCATCGCACACCCGATCACGCTGAACGACGGCACCACCACCCGGACCCGGGAGGTGACCGCGGCCGACCTCGGACCGATCCAGGCACTGCACCGCCGCTGCTCGCCGATCAGCCGGGCCCTGCGCTATCACGCGGGCAAGCCCCAACTGACCACGGCAGGTTGGCGGGTGCTGTCCGACCCGCAGCGCGGCACCACCTTGGTGACCACCACCGAACAGCACACGGACCGCATCATCGCGATGACCAACGTGATGCGTACCGACGAGCAGGGGGTGGGCGAACTCGCCGTACTGGTCGAGGACGCGTGGCAGTCCAAAGGGCTGGGCACCGCGCTGGCCGCACACGCTGCCCAGGTGGCCCGCCGGGCCGGACACCACACCCTGACCGCGGCGGTCGCCGCGGGCAACGCACCCATGCTCCACGTACTGGAGAACCTGGACGCGCCGCGTACCCGCGCCACCGGTCCCGTCCTGGACATCCAGATCCCGCTGTAGCCGTGCGGCAGGCCGGCGGCGGGCGCTGCGCGGTCCGGACCGCCGCGCCCGCCGCGGTCGCCGCGGCGGCCGTGTCCGGGCGTCGGCGACCGGGCCCGTCCGGGCCGTGTGCGGGGCTGGCGCGAAGTTCTGAACGATGGTTCACTTGTTTGCATGGCCTACCGCAAGACACCCGCCGTGCAGGACCGGCTGGCCGCCGCCAGGGAGCACCTGGTGGCCCAGGCCACCTCCGTGGTCGCCGACGTGGGCTGGGCGAACGCCTCCGTCACCGCGGTCGCCGCCGCGGCCGGCATGTCGGTCGGCTCGGTCTACCAGCACTTCCCCTCCAAAGGGGCACTGGCCGTCGAGGTCTTCCGCCGCGCGTCCGGGCGGGAGGTCGAGGTGCTCAGCGAGGTGCTCAGGGAGGGCAGCGGGAACCCGGTCGAGCGGCTGGCGCTCGGCGTCAGCGTCTTCGCCCGCCGTGCCATGGAGAACCGCGGTCTGGCCCACGCCCTGCTCGCGGCCCCGGCCGAACCGGCCGTGGGCCAGGAGCGGTTGGGGTTCCGGCGCCGCTACCGCGAGGTGTTCGCCGAGGTGATCCGTGAAGGCATCGGCGCGGGCCTGCTCCCCGGCCAGAACGCCGACGTCACCGCCGCCGCACTGACCGGAGCGATCGGCGAGGTGCTCGTCGACCCGCTGTCCGGTCCTGCCGAAGTCACCGCCGCGGGCGATCTGGTCACCGAGCTGGTGGCGATGTCCCTGCGCTGCGCGGGCGCCACACCCGCCGAGTGACCCCTACGACTTCCGAGGACTGTGATGACCGCAACCGCAGACGCCGCACTGCGCAGCAACCCCACCGCTCGCACCCACGAGGTGACCAACCAGGCGCCGCCGCTGGTCGGTCACGATGTCGCCGACGACACCGTGCTCCTTGAGGGTGTGCGGCGCGAGGGCGCCGAGTGGTACGTCGACGACCTGCACCGGGTGGGCCGGCTGGCCGGCTCGGAGGAGGTCCGGCGCTGGGCCGAGGAGGCCAACCACTACGAGCCGGTGCTGCGCACCCATGACCGCTACGGACACCGGATCGACGAGGTGGACTTCCACCCCTCGTACCACGCGCTGATGGACGTGGCCATCAGCGAGGGCCTCGGCGGTGCGCCGTGGGCCGACGACCGGCCGGGCGTCCATGTGGCGCGCGCGGCGGGCTTCATGGTGTGGAGCTCGGCCGAGCAGGGGCACGGCTGCCCGGTGTCGATGACCTACGCCGTCGTCCCGGCCCTGCGCTCCGCGCCCGAGCTGGCCGCCGTGTACGAGCCGCTGCTGACCAGCCGGTCGTACGACCCCGGTCTGCGCGCGCCCGCGAGCAAGCGCGGGCTGCTTGCGGGCATGGGCATGACCGAGAAGCAGGGCGGCACCGACGTACGCGCCAACACCACGGTCGCCACCGGGCAGCCGGACGGCACCTGGCGGCTGCGCGGGCACAAGTGGTTCACCAGCGCCCCCATGAACGACCTGTTCCTGGTGCTGGCGCAGGCCCCGGGAGGGCTGTCCTGCTTCCTGGTGCCGCGGGTGCTCCCGGACGGCAGCCGCAACACGTTCCGTATCCAGCGCCTCAAGGACAAGCTCGGCAACCGCTCCAACGCCAGCAGCGAGCCCGAGTTCGACGACACCGTCGCCTGGCTGGTCGGCACGGAGGGGCAGGGGGTGCGGACCATCATCGACATGGTCACGATGACCCGGCTCGACTGCATCCTGGGTTCCGCTTCGGGCATCCGTACCGCTCTGGCACAGGCCGCCCACCATGTGCGCCACCGCAGCGTGTTCGGTGCCAAGCTGATCGACCAGCCGCTGATGCGCAATGTGATCGCCGACCTGGGGCTCGAGTCCGAAGCGGCGACCACCCTCGCGCTGCGGATCGCGGGAGCGACCGACCGGGCCCAGCGCGGCGACGCCCAGGAGCGGGCGTTCCTGCGGCTGGCCACGGCCGTCGGCAAGTACTGGGTGTGCAAGCGGCAGCCCGCCGCGGTCGCCGAAGCCCTGGAGTGCCTCGGCGGCAACGGCTATGACGAGGCGTCGGGGATGCCGCGGCTGTACCGGGAGGCCCCCCTCAACGGCCTGTGGGAGGGCTCGGGGAACGTCAACGCGCTCGATGTGCTGCGCGCCCTGACCCGTGAACCCGAGTCCCTGGAGGCGTTCCGCGCCGAGATCGAGGCCGCCGCCGGTGCGGACGCGCGTCTCGACGACGCATGGCGGCAGCTGCGCAGCGAGCTGGTGCTCACCGAGGACGCGGCGCTGCGCTCCCGGCGGCTGGTCGAGCGCATGGCGCTGGTGCTGCAGGGCTCCCTGCTGGTCCGCCATGCCCCGACCGCGGTGGCCGACGCGTTCTGCGCCTCCCGGCTGGCCGGCGACCGGGGGCTGGCCTTCGGCACCCTGCCGACCGG encodes:
- a CDS encoding GNAT family N-acetyltransferase; amino-acid sequence: MPDAGSPGIAHPITLNDGTTTRTREVTAADLGPIQALHRRCSPISRALRYHAGKPQLTTAGWRVLSDPQRGTTLVTTTEQHTDRIIAMTNVMRTDEQGVGELAVLVEDAWQSKGLGTALAAHAAQVARRAGHHTLTAAVAAGNAPMLHVLENLDAPRTRATGPVLDIQIPL
- a CDS encoding TetR/AcrR family transcriptional regulator translates to MAYRKTPAVQDRLAAAREHLVAQATSVVADVGWANASVTAVAAAAGMSVGSVYQHFPSKGALAVEVFRRASGREVEVLSEVLREGSGNPVERLALGVSVFARRAMENRGLAHALLAAPAEPAVGQERLGFRRRYREVFAEVIREGIGAGLLPGQNADVTAAALTGAIGEVLVDPLSGPAEVTAAGDLVTELVAMSLRCAGATPAE
- a CDS encoding acyl-CoA dehydrogenase family protein, translated to MTATADAALRSNPTARTHEVTNQAPPLVGHDVADDTVLLEGVRREGAEWYVDDLHRVGRLAGSEEVRRWAEEANHYEPVLRTHDRYGHRIDEVDFHPSYHALMDVAISEGLGGAPWADDRPGVHVARAAGFMVWSSAEQGHGCPVSMTYAVVPALRSAPELAAVYEPLLTSRSYDPGLRAPASKRGLLAGMGMTEKQGGTDVRANTTVATGQPDGTWRLRGHKWFTSAPMNDLFLVLAQAPGGLSCFLVPRVLPDGSRNTFRIQRLKDKLGNRSNASSEPEFDDTVAWLVGTEGQGVRTIIDMVTMTRLDCILGSASGIRTALAQAAHHVRHRSVFGAKLIDQPLMRNVIADLGLESEAATTLALRIAGATDRAQRGDAQERAFLRLATAVGKYWVCKRQPAAVAEALECLGGNGYDEASGMPRLYREAPLNGLWEGSGNVNALDVLRALTREPESLEAFRAEIEAAAGADARLDDAWRQLRSELVLTEDAALRSRRLVERMALVLQGSLLVRHAPTAVADAFCASRLAGDRGLAFGTLPTGAGLAAVIERVPGTTS